The following is a genomic window from Plasmodium berghei ANKA genome assembly, chromosome: 9.
TGAACAGGTTTCtcaacaaataaataacgaAAACGAGCGtagcaataataataataacaataatggCAATACTCCAGAACATAATCCTTCGAACCAAACCAATAATTCAGACATCCAAGAATCAAATCATAATGATGCGAACCATCAAAATATCACAACTGAACATGCACAAACTGAAAATGTAAACAACACTGAACATATACAAACTGAAAATGTAAACAATACTGAGCATGCACAAACTGAAAATGTAAACAATACTGAACATATACAAACTGAAAATGTAAACAATACTGAACATGCACAAACTGAAAATGGACATAGTGGTGGAGATGAGGGTGAACACAGTGCAGAAGGGGACCAAAGCAAcataaacaataataataaagatcatagtgatatatatgcacacaACAGTTCTAGTTCAGACATCAGTCAATTTAGTGATACGACAAGTTCAAGCTCATCTAGTTCAGGATATTCGAATTTAAGAAAACCTGCTTTTGTAAATGTTTCTGTACCCGCTTTTGGAAATGCTTCTGCACCCGCTTTTGGAAATACTTATAGAGCTCATAAAGGATCTTCTAATACagaattttcatttaaagaCTCGTTACAAAGTCCctcaaatattttattatatgattatGGGCACAATcttgaaaattatattaatggAAATCATAGTGATATTATGGATAAAGGAATGAATAGCATTACCGATccttataattataatttattaaaaaagaaatatatatatttatcattagCAGAAAGAGCAATATTCGAAATTATGGATGTTTCTAAAAAAGGATTGAGTGAAATTAATAGTATGCGAAATAGTGAAACTAtttctaaaatatattatgatgCTTTAAAaagattaaaaataaatgaacaTTCTCTTGATTCAAGATTAGAGTTGATTTCACTTGAAACAtgtgataaaatattatcagaaatgtttaaaatattaactgAATTGTCTTATGATAATTATTCACAATTTTATGAATCTAtgaatattaataaatcaGCATTAAGTGAATCGTTTAAAGACAtcaaaatcaaaatattaaaaaaaataggtGTTTCATATGCAAAATTTCCACCAATTATTAAAGAGACAAACGGAAGTCAATGTCCAGTTAATAATTTGATTATAAGTATAACACCAAGAGAATTATCACAACGTCTTGCTATTATGTTTAGCAGTTGGCTATCTACTGATGAATACGGTTCTATAAAtgattttgaaaataatatcgaACTAAATGTTTTATGTTCAGGTGCATCCATATTAATGCAACAATggaaatattatcaaaatgcTTTAGGGTTTGAAGATAATAATGATCATGCATTTTTAGGTTTAATCGATGAATTATTAACAATAGACAAAAGATATagtaaaaatgaagaacATAGTAAATCTTTAgaacaaatgaaaaaatcaAAAGTATTTAATTATTGTACTAAACTTATGAGAACAAGTGGAAACATTTCAACAATACCATTTAATCatgaaaacaataaaaCTCCAAGTTCATCCATTATTGGTTCATTAGGAAATTTAGTTAAGGCACATATAAGTGGATATTATGCAGCTACTGCTCAAAGAATTAACtcttattttaattattctaACAATAAAGATCAAAAGAAAGCACTATACAAAGTCATATCAGTTTGTACTCTCTTAAATTTAAcagatattttatttaattgcACAGATCCACAATCAACTAATTCAGCAAATTTGAACATTTTGAAGCTAAATGTATTAAATACTAAAGGAAAAGAAATTCTATATCGCCTTTATAATTTAAGCTACTTATTAGAGAGCGAAAACGAAGCAATTAAAGAAGTGTGTAATCCTAAAAATGCCTCAGTTGGTAATGCTAAAATGCGATGAATTATTtctttgtatatttttttgtgtggATATGTGCTTTTTTTGTAGGTGTTATACGGGATTTCAAATATTgcaaaatatgcatatatttcatatgcaatattttcgaatttcattttatcaTTTGATATGAacttatatacatatttgcGCTTGTTTGATTTTCATAagaatatatgtatttataatttcacttttatttaattattttttacagaTAAATCGTTACAAAAATTGTTAGAATTACTTTCATCAAACTCACACAACGTATTAGCACATGAAATGGAAAAGAGAGCTCTTGATACTGATTATATTAACGAGgaaataaacaatataagTGATTTTGAtcataatgaaaaagacAATGGAGAAGATGATGTTGAGAAAGCCATTTTTGATGATTTATGAagttaatttattaaaaaaaataaatagtaaaataCATGTAAAATGGTACTTTTGGATAAGTTATGTTctgtatatatactaaaaaGTACATTTATGTATGCACTTGtctatacatatgtatatatatatatattgagTTTTTAAGCGTTTATAAATcacatttaatatttttattgatttatttgtttaatttttatggaATCATTGTATATCTGTTCCATTCGAAGTATACATTAAATTaatgttcatttttttttaatacgtttttaataatttgtttacattatttttatgtttattattatctgctttattttttttgttttttgaGAAATTtagtttttaaaatttattctaaaattatgttgtaaattgtaaaaaatttgacttagtttttaataaattagttataaataaatacaataagaaaaataatttttcataaatatcGTATATTCATGTAGGAgattttatcatattatattgatTTCGAGatagtatatatgtacaGTTTTTATGGAAATTTTTGTTAAcgatttattaaatgaaatacGTAAAGGTTAAAACGAAATTTGTTTAGCTACATTTaggtaaaaaaaaataaaatatctaGCTGCGTAaccatattatatatattaagcACCCCATGgcaaataaatacaaaaaagtATGCATTATACAGATTTATAAATGGTggtaaaattataattatttcatcTAACTCTAATAAACTggcaataatatatattctttgaattcatataattcaaaaactttaataaaattgcaCGCAAAGAAAGTAAAGTAAATTggcaataataaaaatatgcatacacacatatattatatatgcatcCTGCTCGATCCATATTTCAAAAACGAAAATCAATCGTCTTCtttcaaattaaaattgtgATTAGATAAAAGTGTGTCATTGatatcaatattattaatgttcatatatatgtcaTTTAGGGGGTACAAATAATCttaatgttaataaaaaatatatatattaatgtgTGTGAGTGAAGAAAATGTATAGGgaaagatatatatatatatatatatatagagagAGAGAGAGAGGAGAAAAAAGCGAGATATGTAGactttatttattacatgAAAGCCATAATGTTTCttataaatgaattttatataagttACTTGTTATGTACAAATTGTCAGGATTGAACGGGAAAAACCATTTCCATTGAAAACTTCCAAACAccttttatgaaaaaaaatatatatgcctttataaaattatttttattatattaaaatatgtatttttattgaatTAGTTGTAGTACTTCTTTCCAGTTGCTATAAGTGCCAATATCATAAGGATTCtggaaaaaattttatatataaaaattattagtaTTTCATGCTTGGATAATTCATAATTGTTTTATGTATTATGCTATTGCTTTCAGCTTTCTACATACCTTATCAGCATAAGAAGACTCAA
Proteins encoded in this region:
- a CDS encoding rhoptry neck protein 4; this translates as MSGLRLFYVCIFIVLSTFIHTAKSIQDNDDIWGFSFFNKDEKVEEGSNQNVQHADDAANTGHEQQNAVNISEHHPNNTEELKSHKEHDEGQSEQVSQQINNENERSNNNNNNNGNTPEHNPSNQTNNSDIQESNHNDANHQNITTEHAQTENVNNTEHIQTENVNNTEHAQTENVNNTEHIQTENVNNTEHAQTENGHSGGDEGEHSAEGDQSNINNNNKDHSDIYAHNSSSSDISQFSDTTSSSSSSSGYSNLRKPAFVNVSVPAFGNASAPAFGNTYRAHKGSSNTEFSFKDSLQSPSNILLYDYGHNLENYINGNHSDIMDKGMNSITDPYNYNLLKKKYIYLSLAERAIFEIMDVSKKGLSEINSMRNSETISKIYYDALKRLKINEHSLDSRLELISLETCDKILSEMFKILTELSYDNYSQFYESMNINKSALSESFKDIKIKILKKIGVSYAKFPPIIKETNGSQCPVNNLIISITPRELSQRLAIMFSSWLSTDEYGSINDFENNIELNVLCSGASILMQQWKYYQNALGFEDNNDHAFLGLIDELLTIDKRYSKNEEHSKSLEQMKKSKVFNYCTKLMRTSGNISTIPFNHENNKTPSSSIIGSLGNLVKAHISGYYAATAQRINSYFNYSNNKDQKKALYKVISVCTLLNLTDILFNCTDPQSTNSANLNILKLNVLNTKGKEILYRLYNLSYLLESENEAIKEVCNPKNASVDKSLQKLLELLSSNSHNVLAHEMEKRALDTDYINEEINNISDFDHNEKDNGEDDVEKAIFDDL